The following are from one region of the Paenibacillus bovis genome:
- the alaS gene encoding alanine--tRNA ligase, with protein MKASEIRSKWLAFFESKGHNVEPSAPLVPNNDPSLLWINAGMAPLKAYFDGRVKPENPRITNSQKCIRTNDIENVGKTRRHHTFFEMLGNFSIGDYFKEEAITWAWEFLTGKEWIGFDPERLSVTVYPEDEEAFKLWNEKIGLPAERIIKLEDNFWDIGEGPCGPCTEIFYDRGDAYGKLDPSDPEMYPGGENERFLEVWNLVFSQFNHNKDGSYTPLPNKNIDTGAGLERFASIIQDVDSNFDTDLFQPMIQETAQIAGVTYKQNEETDVALKVIADHVRTVTFAVGDGVLPSNEGRGYVIRRLLRRAVRYGKVIGLDKPFLFSLVKTVGDVMGVYYPTVVEQREYIEKIIRTEEERFHETLSDGLNILAELAEQAKQQGQNVISGADAFKLYDTYGFPFDLTEDYALENGLTVDREGFDASMQEQRTRARAARQDSGSMKVQGGVLSDFEGKSEFIGYEQLTVQSTVAAIIKDDAFVEKAGAGESVQVILDVTPFYAESGGQVSDLGLLSSDKVEASVETLFKAPRGQSVHIVTVSSGELAVGDVVTAQVDAPNRNDIIKNHTATHLMHKALKEVLGNHANQAGSLVEAERLRFDFSHFSSITPEELADVERRVNQEIWKALDVEINYMGIDEAKELGAMALFGEKYGDIVRVVKIGDYSIELCGGCHVLNTSQIGLFKIVSESGIGSGVRRIEAVTGRLAYMFLDSQLDLLKQAAVQLKSNVHDVPKRVEALNQQLRELGRENESLQSKLSLIEAGQLTDKAEMIGETQLLATAVSVSSMDALRGLADELKGKLPEAVLVLGAAIDDKVNFVVVVPKSGIERGLHAGKLVKEVAAICGGGGGGRPDMAQAGGKDASKLNEAIEAAKKHVASI; from the coding sequence ATGAAAGCAAGTGAAATTCGTTCCAAATGGCTCGCTTTTTTTGAAAGCAAAGGACATAACGTTGAGCCGAGTGCACCGCTCGTGCCAAACAACGATCCCTCTCTGTTGTGGATCAACGCCGGTATGGCTCCACTCAAAGCGTATTTTGACGGTCGCGTCAAACCGGAAAATCCGCGTATTACGAACTCGCAAAAATGTATTCGTACCAATGATATTGAAAACGTGGGTAAAACCCGTCGTCACCATACGTTCTTCGAGATGCTGGGTAACTTCTCCATCGGCGATTATTTCAAAGAGGAAGCGATTACCTGGGCATGGGAATTCCTGACCGGCAAAGAGTGGATCGGCTTCGATCCGGAGCGCCTGTCTGTAACGGTATACCCGGAAGACGAAGAAGCATTCAAACTGTGGAATGAGAAAATCGGTCTGCCTGCAGAGCGCATCATCAAGCTGGAAGACAACTTCTGGGATATCGGTGAAGGCCCATGTGGTCCTTGTACCGAGATTTTCTATGATCGCGGCGATGCCTATGGCAAGCTGGACCCAAGTGATCCGGAAATGTATCCGGGCGGCGAGAATGAGCGTTTCCTGGAAGTATGGAACCTTGTATTCTCCCAGTTTAACCATAACAAAGACGGCAGCTATACACCGCTGCCTAACAAAAATATCGATACAGGTGCAGGTCTGGAGCGTTTTGCTTCCATTATCCAGGATGTGGATTCCAACTTTGACACGGATCTGTTCCAGCCGATGATTCAGGAAACGGCTCAAATCGCCGGTGTAACCTACAAGCAAAATGAAGAGACCGATGTAGCACTCAAAGTTATTGCTGACCATGTGCGTACGGTAACTTTTGCTGTCGGTGATGGCGTACTGCCTTCCAATGAAGGACGCGGTTATGTAATCCGCCGTCTGCTGCGTCGTGCGGTTCGGTACGGTAAAGTAATCGGTCTGGACAAGCCATTCCTGTTCAGTCTCGTCAAAACCGTTGGGGATGTAATGGGTGTATACTATCCAACCGTTGTCGAGCAGCGTGAATATATCGAGAAAATTATTCGTACCGAGGAAGAGCGTTTCCACGAGACACTGTCCGATGGTCTGAATATTCTGGCTGAACTGGCAGAGCAGGCCAAACAGCAGGGACAAAATGTAATTAGCGGTGCAGATGCATTCAAATTGTATGATACGTACGGTTTCCCGTTCGATCTGACAGAAGACTATGCACTGGAAAATGGCCTGACCGTCGATCGTGAAGGATTCGATGCATCCATGCAGGAGCAGCGTACCCGTGCACGTGCAGCCCGTCAGGATAGCGGCAGCATGAAAGTACAGGGCGGCGTATTGTCCGACTTTGAAGGCAAGAGCGAATTTATCGGTTATGAGCAGCTGACCGTACAATCTACAGTAGCAGCCATTATCAAAGACGATGCTTTTGTAGAAAAAGCAGGTGCAGGTGAATCGGTCCAGGTTATTCTCGATGTGACTCCTTTCTATGCAGAGAGTGGCGGTCAGGTCAGCGATCTTGGTCTGCTGAGCAGTGACAAGGTAGAAGCTTCGGTAGAAACCCTGTTCAAGGCACCACGTGGACAATCGGTTCATATCGTAACAGTAAGCTCCGGCGAACTGGCTGTCGGTGACGTGGTTACCGCTCAGGTCGATGCACCGAACCGCAATGATATTATCAAAAACCATACAGCGACTCACCTGATGCACAAAGCACTCAAAGAAGTGCTGGGTAACCATGCCAACCAGGCAGGTTCCCTGGTCGAAGCCGAGCGTCTGCGCTTTGACTTCTCCCACTTCAGCAGCATTACACCGGAAGAGTTGGCTGATGTAGAGCGTCGTGTCAACCAGGAAATCTGGAAAGCATTGGACGTAGAGATTAACTATATGGGTATCGATGAAGCCAAAGAACTGGGCGCTATGGCCTTGTTCGGCGAGAAATACGGCGATATCGTACGTGTCGTCAAAATCGGCGATTACAGCATCGAGCTGTGCGGAGGTTGTCACGTACTGAATACCTCGCAGATCGGTCTGTTCAAAATCGTATCCGAGAGCGGTATCGGCTCTGGTGTACGCCGGATCGAAGCGGTAACCGGACGTCTGGCGTATATGTTCCTGGACAGCCAGCTGGATCTGCTCAAGCAGGCTGCTGTACAGCTGAAATCCAATGTGCATGATGTACCAAAACGGGTAGAAGCACTGAACCAGCAGCTGCGTGAGCTGGGCCGTGAGAACGAATCCCTGCAAAGCAAGCTGAGCCTGATCGAAGCCGGACAGCTGACCGACAAAGCCGAAATGATCGGCGAGACACAATTGCTGGCAACAGCAGTCAGCGTATCCAGCATGGACGCTCTGCGCGGTCTGGCCGACGAACTCAAAGGCAAACTGCCGGAAGCTGTACTCGTACTGGGCGCAGCGATCGACGATAAAGTCAACTTTGTCGTTGTCGTACCAAAATCCGGTATCGAGCGCGGACTGCATGCCGGCAAACTGGTCAAAGAAGTCGCAGCTATCTGCGGCGGTGGTGGCGGCGGCCGTCCGGATATGGCTCAAGCCGGCGGTAAAGATGCTTCCAAGCTGAACGAAGCTATCGAAGCAGCCAAAAAACACGTTGCATCGATCTAA
- a CDS encoding PRC-barrel domain-containing protein translates to MKMQGMIGLAVFDIEDGKQLGKVHDFILGEDWSVQGFELEGKGLFSLQVRTILWEDIVSHGEDAIMIRNQQAVRQVAADDIKHTFLLGDSKIKDMPVLTSEGARLGYVSDVYFNPELGKSITGIEISDGFISDLIGGRKWLPVSSQIAFGESAILAPMASDQRLEECL, encoded by the coding sequence TTGAAGATGCAAGGAATGATCGGGCTTGCCGTATTTGATATTGAGGATGGCAAACAGCTTGGCAAGGTTCATGATTTCATCTTAGGGGAAGACTGGTCTGTCCAGGGCTTTGAGCTGGAAGGCAAAGGGTTATTTTCACTGCAGGTGCGTACCATTCTTTGGGAGGATATTGTGTCCCATGGAGAGGACGCTATTATGATTCGTAATCAACAGGCAGTACGCCAGGTGGCGGCTGACGATATCAAGCATACATTTCTTCTCGGAGACAGCAAAATCAAGGACATGCCTGTTTTGACCAGTGAAGGGGCAAGACTGGGCTATGTCTCGGATGTTTACTTTAATCCGGAACTGGGTAAAAGCATTACCGGGATTGAAATTAGTGACGGTTTTATCTCGGATTTGATTGGCGGCCGAAAATGGCTCCCTGTCAGCAGCCAGATTGCTTTCGGTGAAAGCGCCATATTGGCGCCGATGGCCAGTGATCAGCGGCTGGAGGAATGCCTTTGA
- a CDS encoding cysteine desulfurase family protein, whose amino-acid sequence MKSIYLDHAASTPVHPEVAQTMVEVMTGTHGNASSVHSFGRAAKRIVSSARDNIAARLGCHPNELVFTAGGTESDNMALFGTAEALREQGRHIITSQIEHHAVLHACAALESRGYEVTYLPVDATGRVNPDDVQAAIRPDTILISIMFGNNEVGTLQPITEIGNMAREHGVVFHTDAVQALGAVPINCSELPVDLISFSSHKINGPQGIGALYVRQGTKLEPLLHGGLQERKRRAGTENLAGIAGFGKAVELATDQLEARQEQLDGLRRLMIEMLEQEAGVDAFVINTPLTHSLPHILNISFPGVNSETMLMNLDMESIAAASGSACTSGSLEISHVLQAMNLSENVLHSAIRFSFGMGNTREEIERTAQKIATILKRVRK is encoded by the coding sequence ATGAAATCTATTTATCTTGATCATGCCGCTTCAACCCCGGTTCATCCGGAGGTAGCTCAGACGATGGTGGAAGTAATGACAGGAACGCATGGCAATGCATCCAGCGTGCACTCTTTTGGCCGCGCAGCCAAGCGGATTGTCAGCAGTGCGCGCGACAATATCGCTGCCCGTTTGGGGTGTCATCCCAACGAACTGGTATTCACTGCCGGTGGCACCGAGAGTGATAATATGGCGCTGTTTGGAACTGCCGAAGCTCTCAGAGAGCAGGGACGTCATATTATTACTTCACAGATCGAGCACCATGCTGTTCTGCATGCGTGCGCAGCACTGGAGAGCCGCGGTTATGAAGTGACCTATCTGCCTGTAGATGCGACCGGTCGCGTAAATCCCGATGATGTACAGGCCGCGATTCGCCCGGATACCATTTTGATCAGTATTATGTTCGGCAATAATGAAGTCGGTACACTGCAGCCGATTACCGAGATTGGTAATATGGCACGAGAGCACGGTGTTGTATTTCATACTGATGCGGTGCAGGCATTGGGCGCTGTACCGATCAACTGCAGCGAACTGCCGGTGGATCTGATCAGCTTTTCTTCCCACAAAATCAACGGTCCACAGGGAATTGGCGCGCTGTATGTACGTCAGGGAACCAAGCTGGAGCCACTGCTACATGGTGGATTACAGGAACGCAAACGCCGTGCCGGTACCGAGAATCTCGCAGGAATCGCCGGATTTGGCAAAGCGGTCGAACTGGCGACCGATCAGCTGGAAGCTCGTCAGGAGCAACTGGATGGTCTGCGCAGACTCATGATCGAGATGCTGGAGCAGGAAGCAGGCGTCGATGCTTTTGTTATCAATACGCCACTGACTCATTCCCTGCCGCATATCCTGAATATCAGCTTCCCAGGCGTAAACAGCGAGACGATGCTGATGAATCTGGATATGGAATCTATTGCGGCGGCGAGCGGATCGGCTTGTACCTCCGGTTCGTTGGAGATTTCCCATGTGCTGCAGGCGATGAATCTCTCGGAAAATGTACTGCATTCGGCGATTCGCTTCAGCTTTGGCATGGGTAATACTAGGGAAGAAATAGAACGCACCGCCCAAAAAATTGCAACCATTCTAAAACGCGTACGTAAATAA
- the cymR gene encoding cysteine metabolism transcriptional regulator CymR, whose translation MKISTKGRYGLTIMMELAGRFGEGPTSLKSIAEKNQLSEHYLEQLIAPLRNAGLVKSIRGAYGGYILSREPEQITAGEVIRVLEGPISVVDFTDEDVAAKRHLWMQIRDAIAGVIDSTTLQDLITYREQGQEDNYMFYI comes from the coding sequence ATGAAAATTTCAACCAAAGGACGTTATGGTCTGACAATTATGATGGAGCTGGCCGGCCGTTTTGGCGAAGGTCCAACTTCCCTCAAAAGTATCGCCGAGAAAAACCAGCTGTCCGAGCATTATCTGGAGCAATTGATTGCACCGCTACGTAATGCCGGTCTGGTCAAAAGTATCCGTGGTGCCTACGGCGGCTATATTTTGTCCCGCGAACCGGAACAGATTACAGCCGGTGAAGTTATCCGCGTACTGGAAGGTCCGATTTCGGTCGTTGACTTTACCGATGAGGATGTAGCGGCCAAGCGTCATCTGTGGATGCAGATTCGCGATGCTATTGCAGGCGTTATCGATTCCACGACCCTGCAGGACCTGATCACTTACCGTGAACAGGGGCAGGAAGACAACTACATGTTCTACATCTAA
- the mnmA gene encoding tRNA 2-thiouridine(34) synthase MnmA — MTKAISDTRVVVGMSGGVDSSVTALLLKEQGYDVIGIFMKNWDDTDEFGNCTAEDDAEDVRRVCEQIGIPYYTVNFEKEYFDKVFSYFLDEYKRGRTPNPDVMCNREIKFGEFLNKAMDLGADYVATGHYARVIEEDGQYKLLRGVDNNKDQTYFLNALSQQQLSKAMFPIGHLPKPEVRRIAAEANLYTAKKKDSTGVCFIGERNFREFLSNYLPAKSGEMVDIATGEVKGRHDGLMYYTLGQRQGLGIGGSGNGNPWFVADKDLEKNILYVVQGDAHPSLYSTGLIASGVNWIDGSTPAAGTTVTCAAKFRYRQPDQGVTLTWQEDGTVHVQFDVQQKAITPGQAVVFYDGDLCLGGGTIDVVEKVPYEALV, encoded by the coding sequence ATGACCAAAGCAATATCAGATACACGTGTCGTCGTCGGTATGTCCGGCGGCGTCGACTCTTCCGTCACTGCGCTGCTGCTCAAGGAGCAGGGCTACGACGTAATCGGTATTTTTATGAAAAACTGGGATGATACCGATGAATTCGGGAATTGTACCGCTGAGGACGATGCAGAAGATGTACGCCGTGTCTGCGAACAAATCGGCATTCCTTATTACACCGTGAATTTTGAAAAGGAATACTTTGACAAAGTATTCTCCTATTTCTTGGATGAGTACAAGCGCGGACGCACGCCGAATCCAGACGTTATGTGCAACCGTGAAATCAAGTTCGGCGAATTCCTGAACAAGGCGATGGATCTGGGCGCCGATTATGTAGCGACAGGCCATTATGCGCGTGTTATTGAAGAAGACGGACAATACAAACTGCTGCGTGGCGTGGATAACAACAAGGATCAAACGTATTTCCTCAATGCACTCAGCCAGCAGCAGCTATCCAAAGCGATGTTCCCGATCGGCCATCTGCCGAAACCGGAAGTACGCCGTATCGCAGCCGAAGCCAATCTGTATACCGCCAAGAAAAAAGACAGCACCGGTGTCTGCTTTATCGGGGAACGCAATTTCCGTGAATTCCTGAGCAATTATCTGCCTGCCAAATCTGGCGAAATGGTCGATATCGCTACTGGTGAAGTCAAAGGCAGACATGACGGTCTGATGTACTACACACTCGGACAGCGTCAGGGACTGGGAATCGGCGGTTCGGGCAATGGTAATCCATGGTTCGTGGCCGACAAGGATCTGGAAAAGAACATTTTGTACGTCGTACAGGGTGACGCTCATCCAAGCCTCTACTCGACCGGTCTGATCGCTTCCGGCGTGAACTGGATCGACGGCTCTACACCGGCAGCCGGCACTACAGTTACATGTGCTGCCAAATTCCGTTACCGCCAACCGGATCAGGGCGTAACCCTGACCTGGCAGGAAGACGGAACCGTGCATGTACAATTCGATGTACAGCAAAAAGCTATCACACCGGGACAGGCAGTCGTATTCTATGACGGCGATCTGTGTCTGGGTGGCGGTACAATTGATGTTGTGGAAAAAGTGCCTTATGAGGCGCTTGTGTAA
- the eno gene encoding phosphopyruvate hydratase, with protein MPNATICAMQGREIFDSRGNPTLEVDVLLGDGTWGRAAVPSGVSTGEHEAVELRDGGKRLGGKGVLQAVRHVNETIAEALKGHSPFDQAAVDQVMIDLDGTPNKSRLGANTILGVSMAVCRAAAQSQRMPLYRYLGGVDSELPLPFFNIINGGKHAKTGIAIQEFMITPIGAVHFREAMERVVETYHMLGSLLSARGLATSVGDEGGFAPQLNSSEEAVQLMVEAIQQAGYEPGKDIAIALDPAASEFYRDGLYHFEGNQWTGSEMSDYYEQLIEKYPVISIEDGMSEKDESGWQAMTQRLGQRVQLVGDDIFVTNPSIFREGIRKRIGNSILIKPNQIGTVSQSMEAIKIARQAGYTTMISHRSGDTEDTFIADFATGMSAGQIKTGAVARTEGVAKYNQFLRIEEELSKYARMASFVYPGQ; from the coding sequence ATGCCCAATGCTACAATCTGCGCGATGCAAGGAAGGGAAATATTTGATTCTCGCGGTAATCCTACTCTGGAAGTGGATGTACTGCTCGGTGACGGTACCTGGGGACGGGCAGCGGTTCCTTCCGGTGTATCCACAGGTGAACATGAAGCGGTAGAACTGCGGGACGGCGGCAAACGGCTTGGCGGTAAAGGTGTGCTTCAGGCGGTGCGCCATGTAAATGAAACGATTGCCGAAGCGCTCAAAGGCCACTCACCTTTTGATCAGGCGGCTGTCGATCAGGTGATGATCGATCTGGACGGAACGCCGAATAAATCGCGGCTCGGTGCCAATACGATTCTCGGTGTATCGATGGCGGTATGTCGCGCAGCAGCGCAATCGCAGCGAATGCCTCTTTACCGTTATCTGGGCGGAGTGGACAGCGAACTGCCGCTTCCTTTTTTCAATATTATAAATGGTGGCAAGCATGCAAAGACCGGCATCGCGATTCAGGAATTTATGATTACGCCGATAGGTGCTGTGCATTTTCGTGAAGCGATGGAACGGGTCGTTGAGACGTATCATATGCTTGGCTCTCTCCTGTCTGCTCGCGGACTCGCTACTTCGGTAGGCGACGAAGGTGGATTCGCGCCCCAGCTGAATTCCAGCGAAGAAGCTGTTCAGTTGATGGTAGAAGCTATTCAGCAGGCAGGTTATGAACCGGGCAAAGATATTGCGATTGCACTTGATCCGGCAGCAAGTGAATTTTACCGGGACGGGCTATATCATTTTGAAGGAAACCAGTGGACCGGCAGTGAGATGAGTGATTATTATGAACAGCTGATAGAGAAATACCCGGTGATTTCTATAGAGGATGGCATGTCGGAAAAGGATGAAAGCGGCTGGCAGGCGATGACCCAGCGCCTCGGACAGCGTGTGCAGCTGGTCGGCGATGATATTTTCGTTACCAACCCATCGATTTTCCGTGAAGGCATCCGCAAGCGAATCGGCAACTCTATTCTGATCAAACCGAATCAAATTGGCACCGTATCCCAATCTATGGAAGCGATCAAAATAGCAAGACAGGCCGGCTATACGACGATGATCTCTCACCGCTCCGGGGATACAGAAGATACTTTTATCGCTGATTTTGCTACCGGTATGAGTGCAGGACAGATCAAGACCGGCGCTGTAGCACGTACCGAAGGCGTAGCCAAGTACAATCAGTTCCTGCGGATCGAGGAAGAGTTGAGCAAATACGCACGAATGGCTTCTTTTGTTTATCCGGGGCAGTAA
- the crcB gene encoding fluoride efflux transporter CrcB: MFVNIVLVACGAVLGVLTRLLLSNWIKRKWPMDFPLATFLINLTGSFLLGLLVGSGADSHIQLLIGTGFIGSYTTFSTFKLESIELHLKKKHTTLFSYLGLSYVCGILLAGLGILLGHLYL; encoded by the coding sequence ATGTTCGTTAATATTGTACTGGTTGCGTGCGGAGCCGTATTGGGTGTACTGACCCGGCTGCTCTTGTCCAATTGGATCAAGCGTAAATGGCCGATGGATTTTCCGCTGGCGACATTTCTGATCAATCTCACCGGGTCCTTTTTGCTGGGATTGCTGGTTGGGTCTGGTGCAGACAGCCATATACAGCTGCTGATCGGCACCGGGTTTATAGGCAGCTATACCACATTTTCCACCTTCAAACTGGAAAGTATCGAACTGCATCTCAAAAAGAAGCACACTACGCTGTTCAGCTACCTGGGGCTATCCTACGTGTGCGGTATTCTACTGGCAGGACTGGGTATCCTGCTTGGTCATCTTTATTTATAA
- the crcB gene encoding fluoride efflux transporter CrcB, with protein MLYVLVALFGVLGAVCRYLISVLIPNHGFPLATLLINLAGSFLLAVIMKYLSRLPRFSPMLITAIGTGFVGSFTTFSTFSVESIQMIEKQWYGFAALYIMISLVGGLLASRLGFYLSERWLKREEAPHVR; from the coding sequence ATGCTTTATGTACTTGTAGCTCTGTTTGGCGTACTGGGCGCGGTATGCCGCTATCTGATCAGCGTGCTAATCCCGAATCATGGATTTCCGCTGGCGACACTGCTGATCAATCTGGCAGGCTCTTTTCTGCTGGCTGTAATCATGAAGTATCTATCCCGGCTGCCCCGGTTCTCACCCATGCTTATTACAGCGATAGGAACAGGCTTTGTCGGTTCATTTACCACGTTCTCGACATTCAGTGTAGAGAGTATCCAGATGATCGAGAAGCAGTGGTACGGATTCGCTGCGCTGTATATTATGATCAGTCTGGTTGGTGGCCTGCTGGCTTCCCGGCTGGGCTTTTACCTGAGTGAACGCTGGTTGAAGCGGGAGGAGGCACCGCATGTTCGTTAA
- a CDS encoding replication-associated recombination protein A: protein MDLFSFNENSNTGSDGMGVLADRVRPQSLDEYIGQEDIVGPGKLLRRAIEADQVTSIILYGPPGCGKTTLAHIISKHTKGEFVRLNAVDATVKEVREVIERAQTNKSLYGTKTILFLDEVHRFNSSRQDALLPAVEKGTIIFIGATTENPFHYVNGALMSRSTLFQLHPLTKEHSLIAMRRALDDPEKGLGFMKLQVDEAALDHIASMANGDIRRALNALELAALTTPPEVDGTIHLTLDVAEESIRRPTVRADESTQYDVLSAFHKSIRGSSDAALFWFLYAVEKLGMDPMTFIRRLIAASSEDIGLANPQAMVQALGALDAYRTNGWPEAKLNIAQAILFAVESPKSNAVYTAISRAMSAMDEIKSAEVPLHLRDTHYKGSAQLGHEGYKYPHNFPNHYVEQEYLPKNLSRRVFYKATDQGNESKIRLNQERRRGTT from the coding sequence ATGGATTTGTTTTCCTTTAACGAGAATAGCAATACCGGCTCGGACGGAATGGGCGTGCTCGCCGACCGGGTACGTCCACAATCGCTGGACGAATATATCGGTCAGGAAGATATCGTAGGACCGGGCAAGCTGCTGCGCCGTGCGATCGAAGCGGATCAGGTCACTTCCATTATCCTCTACGGGCCACCGGGCTGCGGCAAGACTACACTCGCTCATATCATATCCAAACATACCAAGGGCGAATTTGTCCGTCTCAATGCAGTCGATGCGACAGTCAAAGAAGTACGCGAAGTGATTGAGCGTGCCCAGACGAACAAGTCGCTGTATGGCACCAAAACGATCCTGTTTCTGGATGAGGTGCACCGGTTCAACAGCTCCCGTCAGGATGCACTGCTGCCGGCTGTAGAGAAAGGTACGATTATTTTTATCGGGGCGACGACCGAGAATCCTTTTCATTATGTAAATGGTGCCCTGATGAGCCGCTCGACGCTGTTCCAGCTGCATCCCCTCACCAAGGAGCATTCCCTGATCGCTATGCGCCGTGCTCTGGATGATCCGGAAAAAGGCTTGGGCTTTATGAAGCTGCAGGTGGATGAAGCTGCACTGGATCATATCGCTTCAATGGCGAATGGAGATATCCGCCGTGCGCTGAATGCACTGGAACTGGCAGCACTCACTACACCGCCAGAGGTAGACGGCACGATTCATCTGACGCTGGACGTAGCGGAAGAGTCGATCCGCCGTCCGACCGTGCGTGCGGATGAATCAACCCAGTATGATGTATTGTCCGCTTTTCATAAAAGTATCCGCGGTTCCAGTGATGCGGCGTTGTTCTGGTTCCTGTATGCGGTAGAGAAGCTGGGTATGGACCCAATGACCTTTATCCGGCGCCTGATTGCTGCCAGCAGCGAAGATATTGGGCTGGCCAATCCGCAGGCGATGGTGCAGGCACTAGGCGCACTGGATGCTTACCGGACCAATGGCTGGCCGGAAGCCAAGCTGAATATTGCACAGGCCATTCTATTTGCGGTCGAGAGTCCCAAGTCCAATGCTGTCTATACGGCGATCTCCCGCGCGATGTCTGCCATGGATGAGATCAAATCTGCCGAGGTGCCGCTGCATCTGCGCGATACCCATTACAAAGGCTCTGCCCAGCTCGGTCACGAAGGATACAAATATCCGCATAATTTCCCGAATCATTATGTAGAGCAGGAATACCTTCCCAAAAATCTGTCCCGGCGTGTATTCTACAAAGCGACCGATCAGGGCAATGAATCCAAAATCCGGCTGAATCAAGAACGGCGCAGAGGAACTACCTAA